From the Dama dama isolate Ldn47 chromosome 24, ASM3311817v1, whole genome shotgun sequence genome, one window contains:
- the CNBP gene encoding CCHC-type zinc finger nucleic acid binding protein isoform X2, protein MSSNECFKCGRSGHWARECPAGGGRGRGMRSRGRGFQFVSSSLPDICYRCGESGHLAKDCDLQEDACYNCGRGGHIAKDCKEPKREREQCCYNCGKPGHLARDCDHADEQKCYSCGEFGHIQKDCTKVKCYRCGETGHVAINCSKTSEVNCYRCGESGHLARECTIEATA, encoded by the exons atgagcaGCAATGAGTGCTTCAAGTGTGGACGGTCTGGCCACTGGGCCCGGGAGTGCCCCGCTGGCGGGGGCCGCGGTCGTGGGATGAGAAGCCGCGGCAGAG GTTTCCAGTTTGTTTCCTCGTCTCTTCCAGACATCTGTTACCGCTGTGGTGAGTCTGGTCACCTTGCCAAGGACTGTGACCTTCAGGAGGATG CCTGCTATAACTGCGGCCGAGGCGGCCACATCGCCAAGGACTGCAAGGAGCCCAAGCGGGAGCGGGAGCAGTGCTGCTACAACTGCGGCAAGCCCGGCCACCTGGCCCGCGACTGCGACCACGCGGACGAGCAGAAGTGCTACTCCTGCGGCGAGTTCGGGCACATTCAGAAAGACTGCACCAAAGTGAAGTGCTACAG GTGTGGCGAGACTGGTCACGTAGCCATCAACTGCAGCAAGACGAGTGAAGTCAACTGTTACCGCTGTGGCGAGTCGGGGCACCTGGCGCGGGAATGCACGATCGAGGCCACGGCTTAA
- the CNBP gene encoding CCHC-type zinc finger nucleic acid binding protein isoform X1, translating to MSSNECFKCGRSGHWARECPAGGGRGRGMRSRGRGGFTSDRGFQFVSSSLPDICYRCGESGHLAKDCDLQEDACYNCGRGGHIAKDCKEPKREREQCCYNCGKPGHLARDCDHADEQKCYSCGEFGHIQKDCTKVKCYRCGETGHVAINCSKTSEVNCYRCGESGHLARECTIEATA from the exons atgagcaGCAATGAGTGCTTCAAGTGTGGACGGTCTGGCCACTGGGCCCGGGAGTGCCCCGCTGGCGGGGGCCGCGGTCGTGGGATGAGAAGCCGCGGCAGAGGTGGTTTTACCTCGGATAGAG GTTTCCAGTTTGTTTCCTCGTCTCTTCCAGACATCTGTTACCGCTGTGGTGAGTCTGGTCACCTTGCCAAGGACTGTGACCTTCAGGAGGATG CCTGCTATAACTGCGGCCGAGGCGGCCACATCGCCAAGGACTGCAAGGAGCCCAAGCGGGAGCGGGAGCAGTGCTGCTACAACTGCGGCAAGCCCGGCCACCTGGCCCGCGACTGCGACCACGCGGACGAGCAGAAGTGCTACTCCTGCGGCGAGTTCGGGCACATTCAGAAAGACTGCACCAAAGTGAAGTGCTACAG GTGTGGCGAGACTGGTCACGTAGCCATCAACTGCAGCAAGACGAGTGAAGTCAACTGTTACCGCTGTGGCGAGTCGGGGCACCTGGCGCGGGAATGCACGATCGAGGCCACGGCTTAA